Proteins encoded together in one Candidatus Lokiarchaeota archaeon window:
- the truD gene encoding tRNA pseudouridine(13) synthase TruD encodes PWQMVSYAGLKDKRAITAQAMSIPASSAEDLSEIELHNIELRDFEYCPHQIQIGDLWGNRFTLLLRNPEVEYEQVLEYVQQLRNKPILNYFGVQRFGVTRPNSHIIGKFLVNRDFKGALEELLVTPSEYESDELLEARESLADDLTPTDEIIDAFPDSLHYEKRVMEYLQNHPENYREAFTKIPPRIQTIFVHSYQSYLFNLLVSRRAEKGLPIDEPVAGDFLVLRDEPHSGRDTWLFVTERSIEEKRNLVERGKYLVAAPLPGYSTKLPPCCQTELLLELLDEESIALRDFYNRHMDSLSSPGGLHPISIKPVDLEIESVGNDIQVSFKLRRGSYATMIMRELMKNHPINRA; translated from the coding sequence CCGTGGCAGATGGTCTCCTATGCTGGCCTGAAGGATAAACGTGCAATAACTGCACAAGCTATGTCGATACCTGCTTCTTCTGCAGAGGATTTATCTGAAATCGAGCTTCATAATATTGAACTTCGCGATTTTGAGTACTGTCCTCATCAGATTCAAATTGGGGATTTGTGGGGAAACCGATTTACTTTGCTTCTTCGCAATCCCGAAGTTGAATATGAGCAAGTACTTGAATATGTGCAACAGCTACGAAATAAACCAATTCTGAACTACTTCGGTGTGCAGCGTTTCGGAGTAACACGCCCGAATTCTCATATTATAGGGAAATTCCTTGTTAATCGCGATTTCAAAGGAGCATTGGAAGAACTCCTTGTGACACCTAGTGAGTATGAATCCGATGAGCTGTTGGAAGCAAGAGAATCTCTAGCAGATGATCTGACCCCTACTGACGAAATAATAGATGCATTTCCAGATTCCCTCCATTATGAGAAGCGTGTCATGGAATATCTACAAAACCACCCGGAAAATTACCGTGAAGCTTTCACAAAAATACCACCTCGAATCCAGACCATCTTTGTTCATTCCTACCAGTCCTACTTGTTCAATTTACTTGTGAGCCGAAGAGCTGAGAAAGGTCTTCCTATTGACGAGCCAGTTGCTGGAGACTTCCTGGTTCTCAGAGATGAACCTCACTCGGGCAGAGACACCTGGTTATTTGTAACAGAACGGAGTATTGAAGAAAAACGTAACCTCGTTGAAAGAGGCAAATATCTAGTTGCTGCTCCATTACCTGGCTATTCTACAAAACTCCCCCCTTGTTGCCAGACAGAGCTCTTGTTGGAGCTTCTGGATGAGGAAAGCATAGCGTTGCGGGATTTCTATAACCGACACATGGATTCATTGAGTTCTCCAGGCGGACTTCATCCCATATCTATCAAGCCCGTTGATTTAGAAATCGAATCTGTAGGAAATGATATCCAGGTAAGCTTCAAACTAAGGCGGGGCAGTTATGCAACCATGATTATGAGGGAATTAATGAAGAACCATCCGATAAACAGAGCCTAG
- the albA gene encoding DNA-binding protein Alba has translation MSYVLACVTLFNKGADYVSIKARGRLISRAVDVAEITRNRFVDGLCVRKIDIGTTTVKTDKGSDLNVSTIDIVIAKKD, from the coding sequence ATGAGCTATGTGCTCGCTTGTGTTACGCTATTCAATAAGGGAGCAGATTATGTCTCCATCAAAGCACGTGGCAGACTAATCAGTAGAGCAGTTGATGTGGCCGAAATAACTAGAAACAGATTTGTTGATGGTTTGTGTGTCCGTAAAATCGACATAGGTACAACGACTGTGAAAACAGACAAGGGCTCTGACTTGAATGTCAGTACGATAGATATCGTTATTGCGAAAAAAGACTGA